The Vibrio bathopelagicus genomic sequence CCTTCTTAAGCCCCACATCAAGTACATACCACCGATAATCGAAGCCACCAAGCCTGCCGGGATCTCTTGTGGGTAAAGCCACTGTCTACCAAGCCAATCCGAGAACAACATCAGTGCCATACCAATTAACGAAGAACAGATCAGATGTTCTTTCGCACGGCTATAACCAAATAGTCTCGCCATGTGCGGCGCCATCAAACCAATAAAGCTTAACGGGCCCACCACCAATGTTGCGCTCACAGTTAAACATGCCACCAAGAGCAACAATAGAATTCGAGATCTTGGTACATTAATGCCTAGAGATTGCGCACTCGCCTGCCCTAAAGGCAAAACATCCAACCATCGCGCACAGAGAAAACCTAACGAGATAAATACAATCGAAGATATAAGTAACGGAACGAGAGTTACCTCAGTGACGTAATACGTTGAACCTGCCAACCAAGCCAAAACTTGGTAACTTCTTGGGTCTCCACCCGCCAATACAAAACTCTGGACCGCATTCATCAAGGCCGTAATCGCAACGCCCGTTAGTAACACCCTTTCTGGTTGAAAGCCTGACTTTTGATTGAGTAGTACAATGATGCCTAAAGTACATGCTGCACCAATAAAACCACCGATATAGAGCCCAACAACGCTGCTGCCAAGCCCCGCAAAAATTGCGATGATCAAACCTAATGCGGTACCAGAGCTGATACCAATAACTTCCGGGCTAGCCATTGGGTTACCACTCAAACGCTGTACGATCGTGCCCGCTACCGCCAACATTCCACCAGCCAATGCCGCAGCGGCTAACCTAGGTAAACGCCATTCGAGCATTGCCCAGTCTTGAGTTTGAAATAACCAACGCCAACCTTCTGTTTGTACCGAAAATAAGCTGAATACGACGAGTGACAGAACAATAAACAAGCTAGCGAGAACAACTGAATGTTTGTTTAATCGTGAAGCCACTTCCTTATGACGCGTGAGCACGGTTTGTGTTTGAGATTGGCTTTTCATTGATAACTTAGGCAGTAACCACAACAACAGTGGCGCGCCCAACGCTGCGGTTGCCGCACCTGTCGGGATAAACATTGACATGATGCCCGGCAGCTGTTGAATAAGTAGATCAGTAAGACTCAATAACAAGCCACCCAACACCATTGATACCAATAGTTTAGGAACTAGACGATGTACCCCCATCAAGCGTGCTAACGCAGGGGCAGCTAAACCAACGAAACCGATAACACCCACTGCACTCACGACCCAGGCCGTCAACAAGACTGCTAGTCCGAGACAAGCAATTCTTAATTTAGGTAACGAAACACCCAGGCTTTTGGCGCTCTGCTCTGATAACTGGAGCAAACTCAGTGGTTTTACGAACAGAAACGCCATGAGAGTCGCAATAGCTAAGCGTGGAGCTAGGTACTGAACATCTTCCCATCCGGTTTGGACTAATGAACCTGCGCCCCAAATCATTAAGCCATTCAGTTTGTCTTGGTTCATCATTAACAAGACAGTACTCACAGCGCCAAAATAGAGGTTCACGACCAAGCCTGATACGATCACTACGGTTGGAGACAAAGCACGTCGCCATGACAACGCAAACACCAAACCAATCGTAGTTACGCCACCAACAAGCGCCACCAGCGAATAAGACCACTCTAAAAGCCAAGGGGCATAAAGCGTCGCTAACATAAGTGCAAAGCTCGAACCGCTCGCGACACCTAACGTAGACGGTGAAGCCAAAGGGTTTCTGAGCACCTGTTGCATCAAGACACCCGCCACTGCCAACGCTGCGCCAGATAACAATGTAGTGAATAACCTCGGCCACCAAGCCAAATGCAGTTTCACTGAATCTGGAGAAGTGAAATCAGCGCTCCACAAACTAGAAAGTCGACTCAGTCCGAACTGAGATACAGATAAGTGTTGGCCAATTAGAGCCAATGTAGAAAGCATTAACAGTGTTAAAACACCAAACGAGAGAGCTCTCATAACACGTCTCCTTGGTTCAACTCAGAAACAATGAACCTTGCAAAGCGTGTTGCTGAAGGAATGGCTCCAAAACTCCAAACAGCTGGAACTTGTAATGCGGAATAGTCTGACTCTTTCACTATGTA encodes the following:
- the fhuB gene encoding Fe(3+)-hydroxamate ABC transporter permease FhuB, producing MRALSFGVLTLLMLSTLALIGQHLSVSQFGLSRLSSLWSADFTSPDSVKLHLAWWPRLFTTLLSGAALAVAGVLMQQVLRNPLASPSTLGVASGSSFALMLATLYAPWLLEWSYSLVALVGGVTTIGLVFALSWRRALSPTVVIVSGLVVNLYFGAVSTVLLMMNQDKLNGLMIWGAGSLVQTGWEDVQYLAPRLAIATLMAFLFVKPLSLLQLSEQSAKSLGVSLPKLRIACLGLAVLLTAWVVSAVGVIGFVGLAAPALARLMGVHRLVPKLLVSMVLGGLLLSLTDLLIQQLPGIMSMFIPTGAATAALGAPLLLWLLPKLSMKSQSQTQTVLTRHKEVASRLNKHSVVLASLFIVLSLVVFSLFSVQTEGWRWLFQTQDWAMLEWRLPRLAAAALAGGMLAVAGTIVQRLSGNPMASPEVIGISSGTALGLIIAIFAGLGSSVVGLYIGGFIGAACTLGIIVLLNQKSGFQPERVLLTGVAITALMNAVQSFVLAGGDPRSYQVLAWLAGSTYYVTEVTLVPLLISSIVFISLGFLCARWLDVLPLGQASAQSLGINVPRSRILLLLLVACLTVSATLVVGPLSFIGLMAPHMARLFGYSRAKEHLICSSLIGMALMLFSDWLGRQWLYPQEIPAGLVASIIGGMYLMWGLRRL